A single window of Archangium gephyra DNA harbors:
- a CDS encoding LamG domain-containing protein: MMQQKNSRKQRGTSIQLGRAVCGLGLLGALGAGCGTSTLPAPRAEESVAEVERGLILPTPVGHWAFEDTAGSLTVRDSSGNGADGTKYNGVTSNFSGRIGQSLIFDGVDDRVEVPDRPSFHFTTAMTASAWVRHPNADGPNTIVGKWYGPDAYLLRVEDGQYVFTVALDDGTTRDVYAPATANVWTHVAGVFNGADIKLYVNGTLMATTPAVGTLSDSTQPVIIGNQPEWNAFEGQIDEVQLYDTALGGQKIRHLAQAMKRRLAILRYDPIAPSGQRLTQVLGWPDEQAYSRQLVGKLQQVTLGSVNYQVVEDVAINAFPLKRDGFRYNYETYMACRANSANCHRPDDASYAAMMADYQAARASSLCDKIASGAIDEVWVWGGDYFGFDEFAFKIPNDAPAFAPQPYNYWIYEGRKKDLPVCGRTYFVMGFNPDVGFDNMMHSYGHRIESALTLSPAAKGLWTRCDPNSPWTKFICIDKDSPGQSSCGDVHFPANGRSDYDYGNITPVASSGAQWETYPVTDLTQKQSVSCSTWGCSQEGYLTYWMSHLPKHPGNSTTELYNWWKYVVNYDVVYQPLP; this comes from the coding sequence ATGATGCAGCAGAAGAATTCACGGAAGCAGCGGGGGACGTCCATCCAGCTCGGGAGGGCCGTGTGCGGGCTGGGCCTGCTCGGAGCCCTGGGGGCGGGGTGCGGCACCAGCACCCTCCCGGCGCCTCGGGCCGAGGAGTCCGTGGCCGAGGTGGAGCGCGGGCTCATCCTGCCCACGCCCGTGGGGCACTGGGCTTTCGAGGACACGGCGGGCAGCCTCACCGTGCGCGACAGCTCGGGCAATGGCGCGGACGGGACGAAGTACAACGGCGTCACGTCCAACTTCAGCGGCCGCATCGGCCAGTCGCTCATCTTCGACGGCGTGGATGATCGGGTCGAGGTGCCGGACCGCCCGTCCTTCCACTTCACCACGGCGATGACGGCCTCGGCCTGGGTCCGGCATCCGAACGCCGATGGCCCGAACACCATCGTCGGCAAATGGTACGGGCCCGACGCGTATCTGCTCCGGGTCGAGGACGGTCAGTACGTCTTCACCGTGGCGCTCGACGATGGCACGACCCGCGATGTCTACGCTCCGGCCACGGCCAACGTGTGGACACACGTGGCGGGTGTCTTCAATGGCGCCGACATCAAGCTCTACGTCAATGGCACGCTCATGGCGACCACCCCGGCCGTGGGCACGCTGAGTGACTCCACGCAGCCTGTCATCATCGGCAACCAACCGGAGTGGAACGCGTTCGAAGGGCAGATCGACGAGGTGCAGCTCTACGACACCGCCCTGGGCGGGCAGAAGATCCGCCACCTGGCGCAGGCGATGAAGCGGCGGCTGGCCATCCTCCGGTATGACCCCATCGCGCCCTCGGGCCAGCGGCTGACCCAGGTGCTGGGCTGGCCGGACGAGCAGGCGTACTCGCGGCAACTGGTGGGCAAGCTCCAGCAGGTGACGCTCGGCAGCGTGAACTACCAGGTCGTCGAGGACGTGGCCATCAACGCCTTCCCCCTGAAGCGGGACGGCTTCCGTTACAATTACGAAACGTACATGGCGTGCCGGGCCAACAGCGCGAACTGCCACCGGCCGGATGACGCCAGCTACGCGGCGATGATGGCGGACTACCAGGCGGCCAGGGCGAGCAGCCTCTGCGACAAGATCGCCAGCGGGGCCATCGACGAGGTGTGGGTCTGGGGCGGCGACTACTTCGGGTTCGATGAGTTCGCCTTCAAGATTCCCAACGACGCGCCGGCCTTCGCTCCCCAGCCGTACAACTATTGGATCTACGAGGGCCGCAAGAAGGACCTGCCCGTGTGTGGCCGCACCTACTTCGTCATGGGCTTCAACCCGGACGTCGGCTTCGACAACATGATGCACTCCTACGGGCACCGCATCGAGTCGGCGCTGACGCTCTCGCCCGCGGCCAAGGGGCTGTGGACCCGCTGCGATCCCAACAGCCCCTGGACGAAGTTCATCTGCATCGACAAGGACTCGCCCGGTCAGTCCTCGTGCGGTGACGTCCACTTCCCGGCCAACGGCCGGTCGGACTACGACTACGGCAACATCACTCCGGTGGCGAGCTCGGGCGCGCAGTGGGAGACGTACCCGGTCACCGATCTGACCCAGAAGCAGAGCGTGAGCTGTTCCACCTGGGGCTGCTCGCAGGAGGGCTACCTGACGTACTGGATGTCGCACCTTCCGAAGCACCCCGGCAACAGCACCACCGAGCTGTACAACTGGTGGAAGTACGTCGTGAACTACGACGTCGTGTACCAGCCGCTGCCCTGA
- a CDS encoding sigma-70 family RNA polymerase sigma factor yields the protein MVPPPPPGPADSPAPEPEALRAAALALLPEPVAHRWRDDAGLGPLLKELFEASATERAAHGVTDEAWLNAVLRPLSKGGELEALRTPHAGDLALAVGCAAGRPSALSEFDRRFTRELTSSLRRVDPSPDFVDEALQALRERLLLPGEEGPPRIATYEGTGPLSGWVRAVALRLALNLRRGDTPKVPLDERLASGLELDAPGPELSLLKHQYRQAFQEAFRAALAGLSDQELNVLRLHYVSGVSLERLGETYGVHRATVARWLASARERLLQGTRRELQARLNVGADEFQQIIELVRSQLALTLSRALA from the coding sequence ATGGTTCCGCCACCGCCGCCTGGCCCTGCTGATTCCCCTGCCCCCGAGCCGGAGGCGCTCCGGGCCGCGGCACTCGCCCTGCTCCCGGAGCCGGTGGCCCACCGGTGGCGCGACGACGCCGGGCTGGGGCCGCTGCTGAAGGAGCTCTTCGAGGCCAGTGCCACCGAGCGCGCGGCCCATGGGGTGACGGACGAGGCGTGGCTGAACGCCGTGCTGCGCCCCCTGTCGAAGGGTGGGGAGCTGGAGGCACTGCGGACGCCGCATGCCGGGGACCTCGCCCTCGCGGTGGGGTGCGCGGCCGGGCGCCCGAGCGCGCTGTCCGAGTTCGACCGGCGCTTCACCCGGGAGCTCACCTCCAGCCTGCGCCGGGTAGATCCCTCCCCCGACTTCGTGGACGAGGCCCTGCAGGCCCTGCGCGAGCGGCTGCTCCTGCCGGGAGAGGAGGGCCCGCCCCGCATCGCCACCTATGAGGGCACGGGACCGCTCTCGGGCTGGGTGCGAGCCGTGGCGCTCCGGTTGGCCCTCAACCTGCGCCGGGGGGACACGCCCAAGGTGCCCCTAGACGAGCGGCTCGCCAGCGGGCTGGAGCTGGACGCGCCCGGCCCCGAGCTCTCCCTGCTCAAGCACCAGTACCGCCAGGCCTTCCAGGAGGCGTTCCGCGCCGCGCTCGCGGGCCTGTCGGATCAGGAGCTCAACGTGCTGCGGCTGCACTATGTGAGCGGCGTCAGCCTGGAGCGGCTGGGAGAGACCTACGGGGTGCACCGCGCCACCGTGGCACGCTGGCTGGCGAGTGCCCGGGAGCGGCTGCTGCAGGGCACCCGGCGCGAGCTCCAGGCCCGGCTGAACGTGGGCGCGGACGAGTTCCAGCAGATCATAGAGCTGGTGCGCAGCCAGCTCGCGCTCACGCTCAGCCGCGCGCTGGCGTGA
- a CDS encoding sugar ABC transporter substrate-binding protein, translating to MRSSNSGFSGRLPVLVLTVLLASACNRDKKPEGAGAGAPSADKKIALLLPESKTARYESHDRPLFERKVKALCPECQLIYSNADQNAARQQDQAEAALTNGATVLVLDPVDSASASAIVRRAKQSKVPVISYDRLIVNADVDYYISFDNEKVGQLQAQALVDKLKADGKTSGTLVMINGSPTDNNAKLFKAGAHSVLDGSGFTVGAEYDTPDWSPDKAQQQMEQAITRLGKDAITGVYAANDGTAGGAIAAMKAAGVTPLPPVTGQDAELAGIQRVLAGEQYVTVYKAIKPEAEAAAELAVALARGQQPEPGKVNGKVNNGKKDVPSILLTPVAVTRENVKSTVVADGFWTAAQICTGAYQQACQSAQLQ from the coding sequence ATGCGTTCCTCGAACAGCGGATTCAGCGGCCGTCTCCCGGTGCTCGTGCTGACGGTGCTCCTGGCCTCGGCCTGCAACCGGGACAAGAAACCCGAGGGGGCCGGCGCTGGAGCGCCCTCGGCGGACAAGAAGATCGCCCTGCTCCTGCCCGAGTCCAAGACGGCCCGGTACGAGTCCCATGACCGGCCCCTCTTCGAGCGCAAGGTGAAGGCGCTGTGCCCCGAGTGCCAGCTCATCTACAGCAACGCGGACCAGAACGCCGCCCGGCAGCAGGATCAGGCCGAGGCCGCGCTCACCAACGGCGCCACCGTGCTGGTGTTGGATCCGGTCGACTCGGCCTCCGCCTCCGCCATCGTGCGGCGCGCGAAGCAGTCCAAGGTGCCCGTCATCAGCTATGACCGGCTCATCGTGAACGCGGACGTGGACTACTACATCTCGTTCGACAACGAGAAGGTGGGCCAGCTCCAGGCCCAGGCGCTGGTGGACAAGCTGAAGGCGGACGGCAAGACGAGTGGGACGCTGGTGATGATCAACGGCTCGCCCACCGACAACAACGCGAAGCTCTTCAAGGCCGGAGCACACTCGGTGCTCGACGGGAGCGGCTTCACGGTGGGCGCGGAGTACGACACACCCGACTGGAGCCCGGACAAGGCCCAGCAGCAGATGGAGCAGGCCATCACGCGGCTCGGCAAGGACGCCATCACCGGCGTCTACGCGGCCAATGACGGCACCGCGGGCGGCGCCATCGCGGCGATGAAGGCGGCTGGCGTCACGCCCCTGCCCCCCGTCACGGGTCAGGACGCCGAACTGGCGGGCATCCAGCGCGTCCTCGCCGGGGAGCAGTACGTCACGGTGTACAAGGCCATCAAGCCCGAGGCCGAAGCCGCGGCCGAGCTCGCCGTCGCGTTGGCGCGGGGACAGCAGCCCGAGCCCGGCAAGGTCAACGGGAAGGTAAACAACGGCAAGAAGGACGTGCCCTCCATCCTGCTCACACCGGTGGCGGTGACGCGGGAGAACGTGAAGAGCACCGTCGTCGCGGACGGGTTCTGGACGGCCGCGCAGATCTGCACGGGGGCGTACCAGCAGGCCTGCCAGTCGGCGCAGCTTCAGTGA
- a CDS encoding ATP-binding cassette domain-containing protein — translation MPPAALLELKGISKRFGAVQALSQVDFETHAGEVVALVGDNGAGKSTLVKTLSGILPIDEGQVFFEGRPVKLEGPQSASALGIATVYQDLALCDNLDVVGNLFLGREVRAGGLGGLLGWMDETAMERQAAELLQKLSVSIPSVRTQVASLSGGQRQSIAVARSMMGSPKVVLLDEPTAALGVAQTRQVLELIRRLRDQGLGVVVISHNLVDVFSVADRIIVLRLGKRVATFDVKSAKEVEVVSAITGVHSTEVAQTLSKGTS, via the coding sequence ATGCCACCGGCCGCGCTGCTGGAGTTGAAGGGCATCTCCAAACGTTTCGGGGCCGTCCAGGCGCTCAGCCAGGTGGACTTCGAGACGCACGCGGGCGAGGTCGTGGCCCTGGTGGGAGACAACGGGGCCGGGAAGTCGACCCTCGTGAAGACGCTCTCCGGCATCCTCCCCATCGACGAGGGGCAGGTCTTCTTCGAGGGCAGGCCGGTGAAGCTGGAGGGCCCGCAGAGCGCCTCGGCGCTCGGAATCGCGACCGTGTACCAGGACCTCGCGCTCTGCGACAACCTGGACGTGGTGGGCAACCTGTTCCTCGGGCGCGAGGTACGCGCCGGAGGCCTCGGCGGGCTGCTCGGCTGGATGGACGAGACGGCCATGGAGCGCCAGGCGGCGGAACTGCTGCAGAAGCTGTCGGTGAGCATTCCCAGCGTGCGGACGCAGGTGGCGTCGCTGTCTGGTGGGCAGCGGCAGTCCATCGCGGTGGCCCGGTCGATGATGGGCTCGCCCAAGGTGGTGCTGCTGGACGAGCCCACCGCGGCGCTCGGGGTGGCGCAGACGCGGCAGGTGTTGGAGCTCATCCGCCGGCTCCGGGACCAGGGTCTCGGCGTGGTGGTCATCAGCCACAACCTGGTGGACGTGTTCTCCGTGGCGGACCGCATCATCGTGCTGCGGCTCGGCAAGCGGGTGGCCACCTTCGACGTGAAGAGCGCGAAGGAGGTGGAGGTCGTCTCGGCCATCACCGGCGTGCACTCCACCGAGGTGGCCCAGACGTTGTCGAAGGGGACGTCATGA